One part of the Solanum dulcamara chromosome 8, daSolDulc1.2, whole genome shotgun sequence genome encodes these proteins:
- the LOC129899567 gene encoding dihydrofolate reductase-like isoform X1: MEEMIEEKKMKILCLHGFRTSGNFLRKQLSKWDPSIFVHFEMEFPDGIFAAGGKSDIEGIFPPPYFEWFQYNEDFTEYEKLEECISYLCEYITSKGPFDGLLGFSQGATLSGLLLGYMEQGKILKEHPPMKLFVSISGAKFRDPNICNVAYKDVMKVKSVHFIGEKDWLNLPSQELTTAFENPLIIRHPQGHTVPRLDEAAIETLKTWTRKIVLSSNQSCLGGGPNEACKHVNNENDLEEGKKLEEPDKVEIQKAQE; the protein is encoded by the exons ATGGAAGAGAtgatagaagaaaaaaagatgaagatTCTTTGTTTGCATGGATTCAGAACTAGTGGAAATTTCTTAAGAAAACAATTAAGCAAATGGGATCCttctatttttgttcattttgaaATG GAATTCCCAGATGGAATATTTGCAGCAGGGGGGAAATCAGACATTGAGGGCATATTTCCACCACCATATTTTGAGTGGTTCCAGTATAATGAG GATTTTACAGAATATGAGAAGTTAGAAGAATGCATTTCGTACTTGTGTGAGTATATAACAAGCAAAGGGCCTTTCGATGGTCTTCTTGGATTCTCTCAG GGAGCGACTTTATCTGGCCTTTTACTAGGGTACATGGAACAG GGAAAGATTCTGAAAGAGCATCCTCCAATGAAACTATTTGTATCAATATCAGGTGCCAAGTTTAGGGACCCAAATATTTGTAATGTTGCATACaaagatgttatgaaggttaAATCAGTCCATTTTATTGGAGAGAAAGATTGGCTCAATCTTCCTTCTCAAGAGCTTACAACAGCTTTTGAAAATCCTCTCATCATAAGGCATCCCCAAGGCCACACTGTGCCAAGACTAG ATGAAGCAGCTATTGAGACATTAAAAACTTGGACAAGGAAAATTGTCCTCTCTTCCAATCAGAGTTGTCTTGGTGGAGGACCAAATGAAGCCTGCAAGCATGTTAACAATGAGAATGATCTAGAAGAAGGCAAAAAACTAGAGGAGCCTGATAAAGTAGAGATTCAAAAGGCTCAAGaataa
- the LOC129899567 gene encoding uncharacterized protein LOC129899567 isoform X2: protein MEEMIEEKKMKILCLHGFRTSGNFLRKQLSKWDPSIFVHFEMEFPDGIFAAGGKSDIEGIFPPPYFEWFQYNEGATLSGLLLGYMEQGKILKEHPPMKLFVSISGAKFRDPNICNVAYKDVMKVKSVHFIGEKDWLNLPSQELTTAFENPLIIRHPQGHTVPRLDEAAIETLKTWTRKIVLSSNQSCLGGGPNEACKHVNNENDLEEGKKLEEPDKVEIQKAQE, encoded by the exons ATGGAAGAGAtgatagaagaaaaaaagatgaagatTCTTTGTTTGCATGGATTCAGAACTAGTGGAAATTTCTTAAGAAAACAATTAAGCAAATGGGATCCttctatttttgttcattttgaaATG GAATTCCCAGATGGAATATTTGCAGCAGGGGGGAAATCAGACATTGAGGGCATATTTCCACCACCATATTTTGAGTGGTTCCAGTATAATGAG GGAGCGACTTTATCTGGCCTTTTACTAGGGTACATGGAACAG GGAAAGATTCTGAAAGAGCATCCTCCAATGAAACTATTTGTATCAATATCAGGTGCCAAGTTTAGGGACCCAAATATTTGTAATGTTGCATACaaagatgttatgaaggttaAATCAGTCCATTTTATTGGAGAGAAAGATTGGCTCAATCTTCCTTCTCAAGAGCTTACAACAGCTTTTGAAAATCCTCTCATCATAAGGCATCCCCAAGGCCACACTGTGCCAAGACTAG ATGAAGCAGCTATTGAGACATTAAAAACTTGGACAAGGAAAATTGTCCTCTCTTCCAATCAGAGTTGTCTTGGTGGAGGACCAAATGAAGCCTGCAAGCATGTTAACAATGAGAATGATCTAGAAGAAGGCAAAAAACTAGAGGAGCCTGATAAAGTAGAGATTCAAAAGGCTCAAGaataa